The following proteins come from a genomic window of Microbacterium sulfonylureivorans:
- a CDS encoding bifunctional lysylphosphatidylglycerol flippase/synthetase MprF, with product MTDAPTRSRHPVVAAAARIPATLSLVALILVVGVVFGGLWSPFSENPLFDAVAYGLPALIEGRWWTPVTGTFFVDHPIVYLFVIPSFAGLAYLELRRGSAAALGYFGVGQLFAIFASALFLWVAAFLPWPWAQVESTMLDVGPSGGTMAGIAAAAGLLVSPWRVRAWLVVLGFSFVTLFFWGSLADLEHAFAVLLVLFVDRSLRVQRTTVREQRLIAFVSAFVILAVDVLTFVIPTDGPFGHTAATDGPPIDIAIDVIVIAVLADGLRRGRRWAWVWTIVLAAFNIFTGLVLVVAVAVVGADAIDEQVGDFNVSIAQSAMWLLMLVYLVWVRGAFRARRRSTLGSMPVPTVADVKAALHAHGGGTLSWMTTWDGNSYARTRAGGILAYQRRAGVAIVLADPLGAEASRAQSVSEFIHAAESAGLVPCFFSSSEATKAAVPPGWRSLVVADDTIVDLPGLEFTGKRWNAVRTSLNRAGREEMTFRMTRLGDEPWGIRQQLRAISEMWVGDKGLPEMGFTLGTLDQAEDPEVRLALAISPDGDVDGFLSWLPVYGDGGGEATVRGWTLDLMRRRDGGFGPVMEYLIGSSARLFSEEGAEIMSLSGAPLAHEYPPDAGSIASLSDRLAGMLEPVYGFQSLHRFKSKFHPRYETMYLLFRDESDLTRIGAGLTRAFLPDATLRQFAGAGLELVRGDRD from the coding sequence ATGACCGACGCCCCCACGCGATCGCGCCACCCCGTCGTCGCCGCTGCCGCGCGCATCCCGGCGACACTCTCCCTCGTCGCGCTGATCCTCGTCGTGGGCGTCGTGTTCGGCGGGCTGTGGAGCCCCTTCTCGGAGAATCCGCTCTTCGACGCCGTTGCCTACGGCCTGCCCGCCCTCATCGAGGGCCGCTGGTGGACGCCGGTCACCGGCACGTTCTTCGTCGACCATCCGATCGTCTACCTGTTCGTCATCCCGAGCTTCGCGGGTCTCGCGTACCTCGAGCTCCGCCGCGGCTCGGCCGCCGCCCTCGGGTACTTCGGCGTCGGGCAGCTGTTCGCGATCTTCGCGAGCGCGCTGTTCCTGTGGGTGGCGGCGTTCCTGCCGTGGCCGTGGGCGCAGGTCGAGTCCACGATGCTCGATGTGGGCCCCTCCGGAGGGACGATGGCGGGCATCGCCGCCGCCGCCGGGCTGCTCGTCTCGCCGTGGCGCGTGCGCGCGTGGCTCGTCGTCCTGGGCTTCTCGTTCGTGACGCTGTTCTTCTGGGGATCCCTCGCCGACCTCGAGCACGCGTTCGCGGTGCTCCTCGTCCTCTTCGTCGACCGGTCGCTGCGGGTGCAGCGCACGACGGTCCGCGAGCAGCGGCTGATCGCCTTCGTGTCGGCGTTCGTGATCCTCGCCGTGGACGTGCTGACCTTCGTCATCCCCACGGACGGGCCGTTCGGCCACACCGCCGCGACCGACGGACCGCCCATCGACATCGCGATCGACGTCATCGTGATCGCCGTGCTCGCCGACGGCCTGCGGCGCGGTCGCCGGTGGGCCTGGGTGTGGACGATCGTGCTCGCCGCCTTCAACATCTTCACGGGGCTCGTGCTCGTCGTCGCGGTCGCGGTCGTCGGGGCCGATGCGATCGATGAGCAGGTCGGCGACTTCAACGTCTCCATCGCGCAATCCGCGATGTGGCTGCTCATGCTCGTCTACCTCGTCTGGGTGCGCGGGGCCTTCCGTGCCCGACGCCGGAGCACGCTGGGATCGATGCCGGTCCCCACCGTCGCCGACGTGAAGGCCGCGCTCCACGCCCACGGCGGCGGGACGCTGTCGTGGATGACCACGTGGGACGGCAACAGCTATGCGCGCACCCGCGCCGGCGGCATCCTGGCGTACCAGCGACGAGCCGGGGTGGCGATCGTGCTGGCCGACCCGCTCGGGGCCGAGGCATCCCGGGCGCAGTCCGTGTCGGAGTTCATCCACGCGGCGGAGAGCGCGGGCCTGGTGCCGTGCTTCTTCAGCTCGAGCGAGGCGACGAAGGCCGCGGTGCCCCCCGGGTGGCGCAGCCTCGTGGTCGCCGACGACACGATCGTCGACCTGCCGGGCCTGGAGTTCACCGGCAAGCGGTGGAACGCCGTCCGCACGTCGCTCAATCGCGCGGGGCGCGAGGAGATGACGTTCCGGATGACGCGGCTCGGCGACGAGCCGTGGGGCATCCGCCAGCAGCTGAGGGCCATCTCCGAGATGTGGGTCGGCGACAAGGGGCTGCCCGAGATGGGGTTCACGCTCGGGACGCTCGACCAGGCGGAGGATCCCGAGGTGCGCCTCGCCCTCGCGATCTCACCGGACGGAGACGTCGACGGATTCCTGTCGTGGCTGCCGGTGTACGGCGACGGTGGCGGCGAAGCCACCGTGCGCGGATGGACGCTCGACCTCATGCGACGGCGCGACGGCGGATTCGGCCCGGTGATGGAGTACCTCATCGGATCCTCCGCCCGCCTGTTCTCAGAGGAGGGCGCCGAGATCATGTCGCTGTCCGGGGCGCCGCTGGCTCACGAGTACCCGCCGGATGCCGGATCCATCGCATCGCTTTCGGACCGGCTCGCCGGCATGCTCGAGCCCGTCTACGGCTTCCAGTCGCTCCACCGGTTCAAGAGCAAGTTCCACCCGCGCTACGAGACCATGTACCTGCTCTTCCGCGACGAGAGCGACCTCACCCGCATCGGCGCGGGGCTCACCCGCGCGTTCCTGCCGGACGCGACGCTGCGCCAGTTCGCCGGCGCCGGACTCGAGCTCGTGCGCGGCGATCGCGACTGA
- a CDS encoding GntR family transcriptional regulator — translation MAIPLTPVVPRGTVLGDEVYTRLGEAILDGSLAPGERLRDHDLAEWLGVSRTPVREALQRLERVGLVEVSPHRYTRVSTPNSKAQADTLEFVAYLMGNAVRMAVVHAPDEVLDDAVAELGDVIAASRDDDYVRLMSTSHVFFAKLTKATGNVAIIRFMREAELAIRRNVATWRPLIECPVGRSATYEEFRDALTRRDGVRAEALLRELHGLT, via the coding sequence ATGGCCATTCCGCTCACCCCGGTCGTCCCGCGCGGCACCGTCCTCGGCGACGAGGTCTACACGCGCCTCGGCGAGGCGATCCTCGACGGAAGCCTCGCCCCCGGCGAGCGCCTGCGCGACCACGACCTGGCCGAATGGCTGGGTGTCTCGCGGACTCCTGTGCGCGAGGCACTGCAGCGACTCGAGCGGGTCGGACTCGTCGAGGTGTCGCCGCATCGCTACACGCGCGTGTCGACGCCGAACAGCAAGGCACAGGCCGACACCCTCGAGTTCGTCGCATACCTCATGGGCAACGCCGTGCGCATGGCGGTCGTCCACGCCCCCGACGAGGTACTCGACGACGCCGTCGCCGAGCTCGGCGACGTGATCGCGGCTTCCCGCGACGACGACTACGTCCGGCTGATGAGCACGAGCCACGTCTTCTTCGCCAAGCTGACGAAGGCCACCGGCAACGTCGCGATCATCCGCTTCATGCGCGAGGCCGAGCTGGCCATCCGACGCAACGTGGCGACCTGGCGCCCGCTGATCGAGTGCCCCGTCGGCCGCTCCGCGACGTACGAGGAGTTCCGGGATGCCCTGACCCGGCGCGACGGCGTGCGGGCCGAGGCTCTCCTGCGCGAGCTGCACGGCCTCACCTGA
- a CDS encoding cold-shock protein → MSTQGTVKWFNSEKGFGFIAPDEGGADVFAHYTAISASGYRSLEENQRVEFEIAQGPKGLQAENIRPI, encoded by the coding sequence ATGAGCACGCAGGGCACCGTCAAGTGGTTCAACTCGGAGAAGGGCTTCGGCTTCATCGCTCCTGACGAGGGCGGCGCAGACGTCTTCGCGCACTACACCGCCATCTCGGCGAGCGGCTACCGCTCGCTCGAGGAGAACCAGCGGGTCGAGTTCGAGATCGCCCAGGGCCCCAAGGGCCTGCAGGCAGAGAACATCCGCCCCATCTGA